The proteins below are encoded in one region of Telopea speciosissima isolate NSW1024214 ecotype Mountain lineage chromosome 10, Tspe_v1, whole genome shotgun sequence:
- the LOC122641349 gene encoding 7-deoxyloganetin glucosyltransferase-like gives MRSIGEKPHAVFVPYPTQGHINPLLQLAELLHYRGFHITFVNTEINHERVLKSSGPNTVDHLPDFRFETIPDGLPPSATRDVPTLCESTSKNCLEPFRKLLDKLNDSDVPPVTCIFFDIPMSFSLTAAEEIGVPGVGVWTASVCGFMAYLQYPQLDDRGLTVAKGVNYLSEKYKHTPIDWVPGLKDIRLKDMINFDRLGDTRDFMVKFTYEQAKRCFNASAIVFNTFEALEHDVLEALKSQLPPIYNIGPLHLLCKNVIKDGSSLVDSNLWKQDEACIEWLDSKEPNSVIYVNFGSITVMSPESLAEFAWGLANSNQYFLWVIRPDLVGGDDTEALPPKFLTETKGRGLIVSWCSQEEVLNHSSVGGFLSHTGWNSTVESVCGGVPMICWPLFAEQRMNCRFACTAWGMGLEMETEVKREEVERLVRDILEGEKGSEMKKRALDWKRKAEEAISIGGSSFLDLEKLQKEVLFSNRK, from the exons ATGCGATCGATCGGAGAGAAGCCACACGCAGTGTTTGTGCCATACCCGACTCAAGGTCACATAAACCCATTGCTCCAACTAGCAGAACTTCTGCATTACAGAGGCTTCCACATCACTTTCGTCAATACTGAGATCAACCATGAACGAGTCCTCAAGTCTAGTGGTCCCAACACGGTCGACCATTTACCTGACTTCCGATTCGAAACCATCCCTGATGGTCTCCCTCCTTCTGCTACCCGTGACGTACCGACCCTCTGTGAATCCACCAGTAAAAACTGCTTGGAACCATTCCGTAAACTTCTCGACAAACTCAACGATTCCGATGTTCCACCGGTTACTTGTATATTCTTTGATATTCCGATGAGCTTTTCTTTGACGGCTGCCGAAGAAATCGGCGTTCCTGGCGTTGGTGTCTGGACTGCTAGTGTTTGTGGTTTCATGGCTTATCTACAATATCCTCAACTTGACGACAGAGGACTCACAGTAGCCAAAG GTGTGAATTATCTTTCAGAAAAGTACAAGCACACCCCAATTGATTGGGTGCCAGGACTGAAAGATATTCGTTTGAAGGACATGATTAACTTTGATCGTCTTGGGGATACAAGAGACTTCATGGTTAAGTTCACTTACGAACAAGCCAAGAGATGTTTCAATGCATCCGCCATTGTTTTCAACACTTTCGAAGCCTTAGAACACGATGTCTTAGAAGCATTGAAGTCTCAACTCCCACCCATCTACAATATAGGCCCTTTGCATCTCCTTTGCAAAAATGTTATCAAAGATGGCTCGAGCTTGGTTGATTCAAACCTATGGAAACAAGATGAAGCTTGCATTGAGTGGCTCGACTCGAAAGAGCCCAACTCGGTCATCTACGTGAATTTTGGAAGTATCACGGTTATGTCACCTGAGTCACTGGCCGAGTTTGCTTGGGGACTTGCTAATAGTAACCAATACTTCTTGTGGGTcattaggcctgatttggtcgGAGGGGATGACACAGAGGCACTGCCACCGAAGTTCTTGACGGAGACAAAAGGGAGGGGCTTGATAGTGAGTTGGTGCTCACAAGAGGAAGTCTTGAATCACTCGTCTGTAGGTGGGTTTTTGAGTCACACTGGGTGGAACTCAACAGTTGAGAGTGTGTGTGGTGGAGTGCCTATGATCTGTTGGCCATTGTTTGCAGAGCAGAGGATGAATTGCAGGTTTGCTTGTACTGCTTGGGGAATGGGATTGGAGATGGAAACAGaggtgaaaagggaggaagtGGAGAGGCTTGTGAGGGACATATtggagggagagaagggaagtgaGATGAAGAAGAGGGCTTTGGAttggaagaggaaggctgaAGAGGCTATTAGTATTGGTGGCTCCTCTTTCTTGGATCTGGAGAAGCTGCAAAAGGAAGTGTTGTTTtccaacagaaaatga